The following are from one region of the Candidatus Neomarinimicrobiota bacterium genome:
- a CDS encoding YeeE/YedE thiosulfate transporter family protein: protein MKTKYMNPYLAGVLLGMVLLMAFFFSGRGLGASGAVKSVVVSAVDIVAPEHAANSQYYAKYTGEGKSPMKSWLVFEMIGVLVGGFLSGALSGRLKWKVEHFPGITANRRLIFAAMGGILFGFGSQLGRGCTSGSALTGMASLSVAGFVSMMAIFGTAFALAYFFRKNWI, encoded by the coding sequence ATGAAAACAAAGTACATGAATCCCTACCTGGCAGGTGTCCTGCTGGGAATGGTTTTGCTCATGGCCTTCTTTTTCTCAGGTCGCGGTCTGGGAGCCAGTGGTGCTGTGAAAAGTGTGGTTGTGTCAGCAGTGGATATTGTCGCTCCTGAGCATGCTGCAAACTCTCAATATTACGCCAAATACACCGGTGAAGGAAAATCACCCATGAAATCCTGGCTGGTCTTTGAAATGATTGGTGTTTTGGTTGGCGGCTTCCTTTCCGGTGCTCTTTCCGGACGCCTCAAGTGGAAGGTAGAACATTTTCCAGGGATTACCGCCAACCGGAGGTTGATCTTTGCTGCCATGGGGGGCATCCTGTTTGGATTTGGCTCCCAATTGGGACGAGGCTGTACCAGTGGCTCAGCACTCACTGGTATGGCAAGCCTGTCCGTCGCTGGATTTGTATCCATGATGGCCATTTTTGGAACCGCTTTCGCGCTGGCATATTTTTTTAGAAAAAATTGGATCTAG
- the nrfD gene encoding NrfD/PsrC family molybdoenzyme membrane anchor subunit produces the protein MIEEIITSGRMNPEIDPVLHVWGWEIPLYLFLGGLSAGILIFSAYFTLRDRQDELPIAVKWMPLAVPFLIGIGLISLLLDLSHVLYAWQLFTNIRWESPMSWGAWTLMIITPLSIAWVAIWMEDIFPEWDWKFDAVKTVIKWLQEQRRILAQILILLSIILGMYTGILLSAFNARPFWNTSILGPLFLTSGLSASAALIAYFSKTEIEKRLFTRIDVMLISIELFMIVHLFMGHLAGTQVHIQAAQMFLGGAYTVPFWTFVVGLGLVLPVSLELLELKHKFIPAIVPVVLIIAGNLALRFIVVSAGQASRWLY, from the coding sequence ATGATTGAAGAAATTATCACCAGTGGGCGGATGAACCCGGAGATCGATCCGGTGCTTCACGTCTGGGGTTGGGAGATCCCCTTATATTTGTTCCTGGGAGGTCTCTCCGCAGGAATCCTGATCTTTTCAGCTTACTTCACCTTGCGTGATCGGCAGGATGAATTGCCCATAGCAGTAAAATGGATGCCTCTGGCTGTTCCCTTTTTAATTGGGATCGGCCTGATCTCCCTGTTGCTTGACCTGTCACATGTACTCTATGCCTGGCAGCTGTTCACCAACATCCGGTGGGAATCACCCATGTCCTGGGGAGCCTGGACCCTCATGATCATCACCCCCCTTTCTATTGCATGGGTGGCGATCTGGATGGAAGATATTTTTCCTGAATGGGATTGGAAATTCGATGCAGTGAAGACTGTCATCAAATGGCTCCAGGAACAGCGCCGAATTTTAGCTCAGATCCTGATCCTGCTATCAATTATTCTCGGCATGTACACCGGCATATTGTTATCTGCTTTCAATGCTCGCCCCTTCTGGAATACCAGCATCCTGGGTCCTTTATTCCTGACCTCCGGACTTTCCGCCAGTGCGGCTCTGATTGCCTATTTTTCCAAAACTGAGATTGAAAAACGTTTATTCACCCGTATCGACGTCATGCTAATTAGTATCGAGTTATTTATGATCGTCCACCTCTTTATGGGTCATCTAGCTGGCACCCAGGTTCATATCCAGGCTGCCCAGATGTTTCTGGGTGGTGCCTATACCGTTCCTTTCTGGACTTTTGTAGTTGGTCTGGGACTGGTGCTCCCGGTGAGTCTGGAATTGCTTGAGCTGAAACACAAATTCATTCCGGCCATCGTACCTGTTGTGCTCATCATTGCCGGCAACCTGGCTCTGAGATTTATTGTCGTCAGTGCCGGACAGGCCAGCCGCTGGTTGTATTAG
- a CDS encoding YeeE/YedE thiosulfate transporter family protein, whose protein sequence is MGPLVPQEIIGADWNLFIAFVIGIGFGFALEQAGFSSSRKLAGMFYGYDTVVLKVFFTGAITAMLGLLFFSLFGWIDLSLIYVNPTFLWSAIAGGAIMGAGFIIGGFCPGTSFCAAAIGKIDAMVFIGGIFLGIFFFAEGYPLLKDFYMAGSFGPLKVSDFLGISGGVMTFLVIIAALVMFKLGELAEKKWPREEY, encoded by the coding sequence ATGGGACCTCTTGTACCTCAGGAAATCATTGGAGCGGACTGGAATCTATTCATCGCCTTTGTGATTGGAATTGGATTTGGGTTTGCGTTGGAACAGGCTGGATTTTCATCCAGTCGTAAACTGGCTGGCATGTTCTACGGCTATGATACAGTTGTCTTGAAAGTATTTTTCACGGGAGCTATCACCGCCATGTTGGGACTGCTCTTTTTCAGTCTGTTTGGCTGGATCGATCTCAGTTTGATCTATGTCAACCCCACTTTTCTGTGGAGCGCCATTGCCGGTGGTGCCATCATGGGAGCTGGATTTATCATTGGCGGGTTTTGTCCCGGTACCAGCTTTTGTGCAGCAGCAATCGGAAAGATCGATGCCATGGTATTTATTGGTGGGATCTTTCTAGGAATCTTTTTCTTCGCTGAAGGCTATCCACTGTTAAAAGATTTTTATATGGCTGGTTCATTCGGACCATTAAAAGTTTCTGACTTTCTCGGCATATCTGGTGGTGTTATGACTTTTCTTGTCATCATCGCAGCCCTGGTCATGTTCAAATTGGGCGAACTGGCTGAGAAAAAATGGCCCAGAGAGGAGTATTGA